The following are encoded in a window of Sphingomonas panacis genomic DNA:
- a CDS encoding MarR family winged helix-turn-helix transcriptional regulator: MEDPDSHRIPCVFETLRKASRAFARLGDQTLAPCGMTAVQFTILRSIENRGPDGWPLSKLAETMLMERTTLYRALSPMKRAGWIEISNPNAGRVKVVAATAGGRLAFERANALWAQAQARILTAFGTDRWRVLSGDLTDLTGFSTRLGD; encoded by the coding sequence ATGGAGGACCCTGACAGTCACCGGATTCCCTGTGTATTCGAGACGCTCCGCAAGGCGTCGCGCGCATTCGCGCGCCTCGGTGATCAAACCCTTGCGCCATGCGGGATGACTGCGGTCCAATTCACCATTCTGCGTTCGATCGAAAACAGGGGGCCGGACGGATGGCCTCTCAGCAAGCTTGCGGAAACGATGCTGATGGAGAGGACGACCCTTTACCGCGCATTGAGCCCTATGAAACGCGCCGGCTGGATCGAGATCAGCAACCCGAACGCCGGCCGCGTGAAGGTGGTCGCCGCAACAGCCGGCGGTCGGCTTGCCTTCGAGCGGGCCAACGCGCTCTGGGCGCAAGCCCAGGCTCGCATCTTGACAGCGTTTGGCACGGATCGCTGGCGCGTCCTGAGCGGCGACCTCACCGACCTTACCGGGTTTAGCACGAGGCTTGGCGATTGA
- a CDS encoding thioesterase family protein: MTQFSDILESMTLDAERYSVVVPDDWLQGRTTYGGLSAALSVAAAERTLVEEIPLRSAQFCFVGPTYGEMSVRPAILRRGKATTVMGVDLHGRDDLAVRATLVFGRDRASSYEHPCDGPPQVAGPDSCEPFFVGPGTPAFASHFEARRAGGAALVSGARTPDFLVWVRHRDRTEGSDMARLVALGDALPPPAMALFREPAPISTITWSMDFPIRPKGGTAADWYLVESCAEAVSAGYSTQSMRVWSANGEALMTGRQNVAIFA; encoded by the coding sequence GTGACACAGTTTTCAGACATTCTGGAGTCCATGACGCTCGATGCAGAGCGATACAGCGTCGTCGTACCGGATGACTGGCTGCAAGGCCGGACAACCTATGGCGGCCTGTCAGCGGCGCTGAGCGTGGCGGCGGCGGAACGGACTCTTGTCGAGGAGATCCCTCTGCGATCCGCTCAATTTTGCTTTGTCGGGCCGACTTATGGCGAGATGAGTGTTCGTCCCGCCATTCTGCGCCGGGGAAAGGCGACGACAGTCATGGGTGTCGATCTCCATGGTCGCGACGATCTGGCAGTTCGCGCAACGCTGGTATTCGGACGGGATCGGGCCTCAAGCTATGAGCATCCATGTGACGGACCGCCGCAGGTTGCGGGCCCCGATAGCTGTGAGCCATTCTTCGTCGGACCGGGAACGCCAGCGTTTGCAAGCCATTTCGAGGCACGGCGCGCCGGGGGCGCGGCTTTGGTGTCGGGCGCGCGAACGCCGGATTTCCTGGTGTGGGTGCGCCATAGGGACCGAACCGAGGGATCCGACATGGCGCGTCTCGTCGCGCTTGGTGACGCGCTGCCGCCGCCCGCCATGGCTCTTTTCAGGGAACCTGCTCCTATCAGCACGATCACGTGGAGCATGGACTTTCCGATACGTCCCAAGGGAGGCACCGCGGCGGACTGGTATCTGGTTGAGAGCTGTGCCGAGGCTGTCAGCGCCGGCTATTCCACGCAGTCGATGCGGGTTTGGTCGGCAAACGGAGAGGCCCTGATGACAGGGCGTCAGAATGTCGCGATTTTCGCGTGA
- a CDS encoding fatty acid desaturase family protein codes for MVSTDTITLPELAHPNAAPPLDDTRDDRRMLRVAAAVVRDLSTPRASVYWPDLLISTGVGYTALAGAISFDTVSLALASGLVAILALYRAASFIHELSHLRKGALPGFRFAWNALIGIPLMIPSFLYEGVHTQHHARTRYGTAEDPEYLSLALMKPWSLPLFVMSAALAPLALIVRFGVLTPMGVAIPPLRKIVQERCSALSINPAYRRSAPHGAFRRQWQLQEACACLWALMLAASVVMIGTRPLLTYLAVHSGLTVLNQLRTLVAHLWENDGEVMSVTEQYLDSVNVPPPNWLAPIWAPLGLRYHALHHLLPSLPYHSLGTAHRRIMAQIVEPSAYRKANHSGMLPLIARIARGTASER; via the coding sequence ATGGTTTCGACCGACACAATAACTCTCCCGGAACTAGCACATCCCAATGCCGCACCGCCTCTGGACGACACGCGGGATGACCGGAGAATGCTGCGTGTCGCAGCCGCGGTGGTGCGCGATCTTTCCACGCCGCGGGCATCTGTTTACTGGCCTGATCTGCTCATATCGACGGGTGTCGGATATACTGCGCTAGCCGGCGCCATTTCCTTCGATACCGTTTCCCTGGCCCTTGCGAGCGGTCTCGTCGCCATACTTGCGTTATACCGGGCGGCGAGCTTCATTCACGAGCTCAGTCATCTCCGAAAGGGCGCGTTGCCGGGCTTCCGCTTCGCGTGGAATGCTCTCATCGGCATTCCCCTGATGATTCCGTCCTTCCTCTACGAAGGCGTCCACACCCAGCATCACGCACGTACGCGTTACGGAACTGCCGAGGATCCGGAGTATCTGTCGCTGGCATTGATGAAGCCCTGGTCGCTGCCGCTGTTCGTGATGAGCGCCGCACTCGCTCCCCTTGCTCTTATCGTGCGCTTCGGAGTGCTGACCCCGATGGGCGTAGCTATCCCGCCCCTAAGGAAGATCGTGCAGGAGAGATGTTCTGCGCTGTCCATAAATCCAGCCTATCGCCGCTCAGCGCCCCACGGCGCATTCAGGCGACAATGGCAGCTGCAGGAAGCATGTGCTTGTCTTTGGGCACTGATGCTGGCGGCCAGTGTCGTAATGATCGGGACCCGGCCCTTGCTGACCTATCTGGCCGTCCATTCCGGTCTGACGGTCCTTAACCAGCTTCGAACGCTGGTCGCGCACCTTTGGGAAAATGACGGCGAGGTGATGAGCGTGACCGAGCAGTATCTGGACTCGGTCAACGTGCCGCCACCGAACTGGCTTGCGCCAATCTGGGCACCCCTGGGCCTGCGCTACCACGCGCTTCATCATCTCCTGCCGAGCCTGCCTTATCATAGCCTGGGCACGGCGCACCGGCGGATCATGGCTCAAATCGTCGAGCCGTCAGCCTATCGTAAGGCCAACCATTCCGGGATGCTGCCGTTGATCGCCAGGATCGCGCGCGGCACCGCATCGGAGCGCTGA
- a CDS encoding alpha/beta fold hydrolase produces the protein MFEGFDDQRIILSSGLALRVRTGGEGPPVMLLHGYPQTSACWHAIAPQLTAAGFTVVAPDLRGYGESDKPPSSPDHSTYSKRAMANDMVELMQRLGYERFQVAGHDRGGRVAHRMALDHPLVVARLAVLDIAPTATMYARTDRTFATGYYHWFFLIQPAPLPERLIGADPDFYLRTKLDAWGKSGLSVFSPEAIDEYCTAFRDPACVSATCEDYRAAASIDLDHDEADAARRIDAPLLVLWGAKGLVGKLYDVVETWREKALAVSGRALPVGHFLPEEAPDETARALISFFSGPQR, from the coding sequence ATGTTTGAAGGATTCGACGACCAAAGGATCATTTTGTCCTCGGGGCTGGCGTTGCGAGTCCGAACCGGTGGAGAGGGTCCGCCCGTCATGCTGCTGCATGGCTATCCGCAGACGTCCGCCTGCTGGCATGCCATTGCGCCGCAACTGACGGCGGCCGGGTTTACCGTCGTCGCACCCGACCTGCGCGGCTATGGGGAATCCGACAAGCCGCCATCCTCTCCGGATCATTCCACCTATTCAAAACGCGCCATGGCCAACGACATGGTCGAGCTGATGCAGAGGCTGGGCTACGAGCGCTTCCAAGTCGCCGGCCATGACCGCGGCGGCAGGGTCGCGCATCGAATGGCTCTCGATCACCCCCTGGTGGTCGCGCGGCTTGCGGTTCTCGATATCGCGCCCACGGCGACGATGTACGCGAGGACAGACCGGACCTTTGCGACAGGCTATTACCACTGGTTCTTTCTGATCCAGCCCGCGCCATTGCCGGAACGGCTCATCGGCGCCGACCCCGATTTCTACCTGCGCACCAAGCTCGATGCGTGGGGCAAAAGCGGCTTGTCGGTGTTCTCACCCGAAGCGATCGACGAATATTGCACGGCCTTCCGGGATCCCGCGTGCGTTTCTGCGACCTGCGAAGACTATAGGGCGGCCGCAAGCATTGATCTGGACCATGACGAGGCGGATGCCGCGCGGCGCATCGACGCGCCCCTCCTCGTTCTGTGGGGTGCGAAAGGATTGGTCGGAAAGCTCTACGATGTCGTCGAGACCTGGCGCGAGAAGGCCCTTGCGGTAAGCGGGCGCGCCCTGCCGGTCGGACATTTCCTGCCCGAGGAGGCGCCAGACGAGACCGCGCGCGCGCTCATCTCATTTTTCTCCGGACCGCAGCGCTGA